From Danaus plexippus chromosome 11, MEX_DaPlex, whole genome shotgun sequence, the proteins below share one genomic window:
- the LOC133319006 gene encoding cuticle protein 7-like has protein sequence MYCKVLCFAAFVAAATAQYGYEHGSAYSSNHISRHDGHPHIVHGHHGHDYHAHPKYEFEYKVKDPHTGDIKDQHESRDGDHVTGHYSLHQPDGSVRSVHYHGDHHTGFHADVKYDTHHIVPKHHHY, from the exons ATGTATTGCAAG gTCTTGTGTTTCGCTGCTTTCGTTGCTGCTGCGACAGCCCAATATGGATATGAACATGGATCCGCTTACTCATCTAACCACATCTCCCGTCATGACGGACATCCACACATAGTGCACGGCCACCATGGTCATGATTATCAT GCACATCCCAAGTATGAGTTCGAGTACAAAGTGAAGGATCCCCACACTGGAGACATTAAGGATCAACACGAGAGTCGTGATGGAGACCACGTGACGGGACACTACTCCCTTCACCAGCCTGATGGATCCGTTAGATCTGTTCACTATCACGGTGATCATCACACCGG attCCACGCTGACGTCAAATACGACACGCATCACATCGTCCCCAAGCATCATCACTACTga
- the LOC116766021 gene encoding cuticle protein 7-like, which produces MFCKLLCFAALVAVAVAQYGYGHGSAYSSNHISRHDGHPQLVHGHHGHHDYHAHPKYEFEYKVKDPHTGDIKDQHESRDGDHVTGYYSLHQPDGSVRSVHYHGDHHTGFHADVKYDTHHIVPKHHHY; this is translated from the exons ATGTTTTGCAAG ttatTATGTTTCGCTGCCCTCGTCGCCGTTGCTGTGGCACAATACGGCTACGGTCATGGATCAGCGTACTCGTCTAATCACATCTCCCGACACGATGGACATCCACAACTAGTCCATGGACATCACGGTCACCATGATTACCAT GCACATCCCAAGTATGAGTTCGAGTACAAAGTGAAGGATCCTCACACTGGAGATATCAAGGATCAACACGAGAGCCGTGACGGAGACCACGTGACGGGATACTATTCCCTTCACCAGCCAGATGGATCCGTTAGATCTGTTCACTATCACGGTGATCATCACACCGG attCCACGCTGACGTCAAATACGATACGCATCACATCGTCCCCAAGCATCATCACTACTGA
- the LOC116766041 gene encoding cuticle protein 19-like: protein MYCKILCFAALVAVAAAQYGYGHGSAYSSNHISRHDGHPQLVHGHHGHHDYHAHPKYEFEYKVKDPHTGDIKDQHESRDGDHVTGYYSLHQPDGSVRSVHYHGDHHTGFHADVKYDTHHIVPKHHHY from the exons ATGTATTGTAAg ATATTATGTTTCGCTGCCCTAGTCGCAGTTGCTGCGGCACAATACGGCTACGGTCATGGGTCAGCGTACTCGTCTAATCACATCTCCCGGCATGATGGACATCCACAACTTGTCCATGGACATCACGGTCATCATGATTACCAC GCACATCCCAAGTATGAGTTCGAATACAAAGTGAAGGATCCTCACACTGGAGATATCAAGGATCAACACGAGAGCCGTGATGGAGACCACGTGACGGGATACTATTCCCTTCACCAGCCAGATGGATCCGTTAGATCTGTTCACTATCACGGTGATCATCACACCGG attCCACGCTGACGTCAAATACGACACGCATCACATCGTCCCCAAGCACCATCATTACTGA
- the LOC133319005 gene encoding cuticle protein 7-like produces the protein MYFKILCFATLVAVAAAQYGYGHGSAYSSNHISRHDGHPQLVHGHHGHHDYHAHPKYEFEYKVKDPYTGDIKDQHESRDGDHVTGYYSLHQPDGSVRSVHYHGDHHTGFHADVKYDTHHIVPKHHHY, from the exons ATGTATTTTAAG ATATTATGTTTCGCTACCCTAGTCGCAGTTGCTGCGGCACAATACGGCTACGGTCATGGGTCAGCGTACTCGTCTAATCACATCTCCCGACACGATGGACATCCACAACTTGTCCATGGACATCACGGTCATCATGATTACCAC GCACATCCCAAGTATGAGTTCGAGTACAAGGTGAAGGATCCTTACACTGGAGATATCAAGGATCAACACGAGAGTCGTGACGGAGACCACGTGACGGGATACTACTCCCTCCACCAGCCTGATGGATCCGTTAGATCTGTTCACTATCACGGCGATCATCACACCGG attCCACGCTGACGTCAAATACGACACGCATCACATCGTCCCCAAGCACCATCATTACTGA
- the LOC116766040 gene encoding cuticle protein 8-like, translated as MYSKVICFMTLASLVWANEHGTGYSSLHISRQDGKPELVQVGHGDGKEGHGHGASYDYYAYPKYNFEYKVEDPHTGDIKSQHESRDGDVVKGYYALHQPDGSERVVHYEGDKHTGFHADVKYGTHHIVPKKQEQ; from the exons ATGTACTCAAAg gtaatttgttttatgactCTGGCTTCTTTGGTATGGGCGAATGAACATGGTACGGGGTATTCCTCCCTGCATATATCACGACAAGATGGGAAACCAGAACTGGTTCAGGTTGGCCATGGTGATGGTAAAGAAGGTCACGGACATGGTGCAAGCTACGATTACTAT GCGTATCCCaagtataattttgaatacaaagtAGAAGATCCTCATACCGGCGATATAAAATCTCAACACGAGTCCCGAGATGGCGACGTAGTCAAGGGTTACTACGCTCTTCATCAACCTGATGGATCTGAGAGGGTCGTACATTATGAAGGAGATAAACACACCGG TTTCCACGCGGATGTTAAATATGGCACCCACCACATTGTTCCGAAGAAACaagagcaataa
- the LOC116766048 gene encoding cuticle protein 19-like isoform X2, translating into MHCKILCFAALVAVAAAQYGYSHGSAYSSNHISRHDGHPQLVHGHHGHHDYHAHPKYEFEYKVKDPHTGDIKDQHESRDGDHVTGYYSLHQPDGSVRSVHYHGDHHTGFHADVKYDTHHIVPKHHHY; encoded by the exons ATGCATTGTAAG ATATTATGTTTCGCTGCCCTCGTCGCCGTTGCTGCGGCACAATACGGCTACAGTCATGGGTCAGCGTACTCGTCTAATCACATCTCCCGACACGATGGACATCCACAACTGGTCCATGGACATCACGGTCACCATGATTACCAT gcaCATCCCAAGTACGAGTTCGAGTACAAGGTGAAGGATCCTCACACTGGAGACATCAAGGATCAACACGAAAGTCGTGACGGAGACCACGTGACGGGATACTACTCCCTTCACCAGCCTGATGGATCCGTTAGATCTGTTCACTATCACGGCGATCATCATACTGG attCCACGCTGACGTCAAATACGACACGCATCACATCGTCCCCAAGCACCATCATTACTGA
- the LOC116766026 gene encoding cuticle protein 7-like: protein MYIKVLCLAALISSVACQYIHGHGDAYSSNHFSRHDGHPHIVHGHHGHDYHAHPKYEFEYKVKDPHTGDIKDQHESRDGDHVTGHYSLHQPDGSVRSIHYHGDHHTGFHADVKYDTHHIVPKHHHY from the exons ATGTATATCAAG GTTTTATGTCTGGCCGCCCTAATATCTTCCGTAGCCTGTCAGTATATACATGGGCATGGAGATGCTTACTCATCCAACCACTTCTCCCGTCATGACGGACATCCACACATAGTGCACGGCCACCATGGTCATGATTATCAT GCACATCCCAAGTATGAGTTCGAGTACAAAGTGAAGGATCCCCACACTGGAGACATTAAGGATCAACACGAGAGTCGTGACGGAGACCACGTGACGGGACACTACTCCCTTCACCAACCTGATGGATCCGTTAGATCTATTCACTATCACGGTGATCATCATACAGG gttCCACGCCGACGTCAAATACGATACTCATCATATCGTCCCCAAGCACCACcactattga
- the LOC116766048 gene encoding cuticle protein 19-like isoform X1 — protein MHCKILCFAALVAVAAAQYGYSHGSAYSSNHISRHDGHPQLVHGHHGHHDYHAHPKYEFEYKVKDPHTGDIKDQHESRDGDHVTGYYSLHQPDGSVRSVHYHGDHHTGFHADVKYDTHHIVPKHHHY, from the exons ATGCATTGTAAG ATATTATGTTTCGCTGCCCTCGTCGCCGTTGCTGCGGCACAATACGGCTACAGTCATGGGTCAGCGTACTCGTCTAATCACATCTCCCGACACGATGGACATCCACAACTGGTCCATGGACATCACGGTCACCATGATTACCAT GCACATCCCAAGTATGAGTTCGAGTACAAAGTGAAGGATCCTCACACTGGAGATATCAAGGATCAACACGAGAGTCGTGACGGAGACCACGTGACGGGATACTACTCCCTTCACCAGCCTGATGGATCCGTTAGATCTGTTCACTATCACGGTGATCATCACACCGG attCCACGCTGACGTCAAATACGACACGCATCACATCGTCCCCAAGCACCATCATTACTGA
- the LOC133319030 gene encoding cuticle protein 7-like — protein MYFKVLCCLVVIAATWAHEHKDAYSSVHITKSDDHPEVIRHRHQDHHVDHDDHIDYYTYPKFQYEYKVKDPYTGDIKSEHVIRDGDHVKGHYSLHQPDGLERVVHFYSDDKTGFHADVKYNTHHHVPVYKHDHH, from the exons atgtattttaag GTTTTGTGCTGTTTGGTTGTGATCGCCGCAACATGGGCTCACGAGCACAAAGACGCATACTCGTCAGTTCACATAACGAAATCAGATGACCATCCAGAGGTCATTCGTCATCGTCATCAAGATCATCATGTTGACCATGATGATCATATCGattattac ACCTACCCCAAGTTTCAATATGAATACAAAGTGAAGGATCCCTACACAGGAGATATTAAATCTGAGCACGTGATCCGAGATGGTGATCATGTCAAAGGTCACTACAGCTTACACCAACCTGATGGCCTTGAGAGAGTAGTTCATTTCTACAGTGACGACAAAACTGG ATTCCACGCAGACGTGAAATACAACACCCATCATCACGTGCCTGTATATAAACATGATCATCACTGA